The Aeromicrobium tamlense nucleotide sequence GCCGCCGAGATCCACACCGGGACCGGCTCGGGCGTGCCCGGCTCGAGCTCGCCCAGCAGCACGTCGGCGGCGCCGATCAGCAGGGTGCCCCGGGTGTAGCACATCGGCGCGGACCCGTCGCAGCATCCACCGGACTGGTGGAACATCAGCGGCTGGTCGTGATCGGCCCGGAGGCGGCGGAGCAGGTCCGCCGCCTCCGGGGTCACGGCCACCCGGGCCGTCGGAAGGGAGGAGCCGACGGACTCGGGTGACATCTCGGCCTCCATGGGGATCAGAAGAAGCCGACGGCGTTGGGCGAGTAGCTGACGAGGAGGTTCTTCGTCTGCTGGTAGTGGTCGAGCATCTGCGAGTGGTTCTCGCGGCCGATGCCGGAGTTCTTGTAGCCGCCGAACGCCGCGTGCGCGGGGTACTGGTGGTAGCAGTTGGTCCAGACCCGGCCCGCCTCGATCGTCCGGCCCGCCCGGTAGGCGGTGTTGGTGTCGCGGCTCCACACCCCGGCGCCCAGGCCGTACAGGGTGTCGTTGGCGATGCCCATCGCGTCGTCGAAGTCGTCGAAGCCGGTCACCGAGACCACCGGGCCGAAGATCTCCTCCTGGAAGATGCGCATCTTGTTGTGGCCCTGGAAGATCGTCGGCGCCACGTAGTAGCCGCCCGACAGGTCGCCGCCGAGGTCGACGCGCTCGCCGCCGGTGATGATGCGGGCGCCCTCGTCCACGCCGATCTGGATGTAGGACAGGATCTTCTCGAGCTGGTCGTTGCTGGCCTGCGCGCCGATCATCGTGTCGGTGTCGAGCGGGTTGCCCTGCTTCACCAGCTTGGTGCGCTCGGTCGCCGCGGGCAGGAACTGCTCGAGGATCGAGTTCTGGATGAGCGCGCGGCTCGGGCACGTGCAGACCTCGCCCTGGTTGAGCGCGAACATCGTGAAGCCCTCGAGCGCCTTGTCGTAGAACGCGTCGTCCGCGCTCGCGACGTCCTCGAAGAAGATGTTCGGGCTCTTGCCGCCCAGCTCCAGGGTGACGGGGATGAGGTTCTGCGCCGCGTTCTGCATGATGAGGCGGCCCGTGGTGGTCTCACCGGTGAAGGCGATCTTGCGGATGCGGCTGCTGGACGCGAGCGGGGCGCCGGCCTCGGCGCCGAAGCCGTTCACCACGTTGAGCACGCCGGCGGGCAGCAGGTCGGCGATCAGCTCCATCAGCAGCATGATCGACGCGGGCGTCTGCTCGGCGGGCTTGAGGACCACGGCGTTGCCGGCCGCGAGCGCGGGGGCGAGCTTCCACGTGGCCATCAGCAGCGGGAAGTTCCACGGGATGATCTGGCCGACGACGCCCAGCGGCTCGTGGAAGTGGTAGGCGACGGTGTCGTCGTCGATCTGGCTGATCGATCCCTCCTGGGCGCGGATGCAGCCAGCGAAGTAGCGGAAGTGGTCGACCGCGAGGGGGAGGTCGGCGGCCAGCGTCTCGCGGACGGGCTTGCCGTTGTCCCACGTCTCGCCGACGGCCAGCATCTCGAGGTTCTCCTCGATGCGGTCGGCGATCTTGTTGAGGATGTTCGCCCGCTCGGTGGTCGAGGTCCGGCCCCAGGCCGGCGCGGCGGCGTGGGCGGCGTCCAGCGCCTTCTCGATGTCCTCGGCGGTGCCGCGGGCGACCTCGCAGAACACCTTGCCGTTGACCGGGGAGACGTTCTCGAAGTACTGACCCTTGGCGGGGGCGACGTACTCGCCTCCGATCCAGTGGTCGTAGCGCGGCTTGTAGGAAACGACGCTTCCCTCGGTGCCGGGTGCTGCGTAGACGGCCATCGGTGACTCCTTCGTCGGGGGGGGCAGGTGTGAGGGGGCTCACACCCGATGACCCGACGGTAGGCAGCGCAACGTTGCAGAAAGGTACGCGCGGTCAGCCCAGCTCGGCGTCGAGCCGCTCGAGGTGGTCGGCCACCTGCGCGAACCGCGGGGAGGAGGCCGGCAGGACCCGGGCGATGCGCTCCCAGATCTCGTAGTCGTCGCGGCCGTGGCCGGTGTCGGCGAACGAGAGCAGCGCGTCGGGGTCGTCGCCCACGAGCAGGTGCGAGCGCACCAGCTGGTGGAGGTCGTCGCGCGCCGCGGCGATCGCGGGCGACTGCGAGTCGGGCAGGATCGGCCCGCGGTAGCGCGCCACGGCCTGTCGCAGCCGGTCGGCGGCGAGGTCGTCGCGCACGCGCTGCACGTCGGTGTCGACGGCCGCGGCGAACCGGTAGGGGCGCGACTCCAGGCGCAGCCCGCCGAGGACCTGGCGCAGGCGCGACAGCTCGGCGCGGATCGTCACCTCGGGCAGCTCGTCGTCGCTCAGGGCGACCGCCAGCTCGGCCGTGGTGAGGCCACGGTCGGCGGCCGCCACGAGCAGGGCGATCTCGCTGTGCCGGGCACTCAGCCGGGTGGTGGTCGTGCCGTGGTGCAGCACCGCGCCGCGCACGCCCAGCACGTCGAGTCGCGGACGTCGCACCCCGGGCGTGCCGACCGTGCGCGAGGCCGCGGCGCCGCGGACGCGCTCCAGGCGCAGCTCGGCCTCCACCGCCGCCGCCGTGGCGCGCACGAGCCCGAGGCTGGTCGCGCTGGCGACCTCGGCCCCGCCGGTGAGGTCGATGACGCCGAGCACGGCGCCGGTGTCGGGGTCGTGGACGGGCGCGGCCGAGCAGCTCCACGGCGTGACGGGTCGGGCCAGGTGCTCCGGTCCCAGCAGCGAGACGGCGCGGTCGAGCGCGAGGGCGGTGCCCGGAGCGTTGGTGCCGGCGCTGGCCTCGCTCCAGTCGGCGCCCTCCACGAAGTTCATCTCCTCGGCCATCCGGCGCAGCCGGGCGGCGCCCTCGACCCACAGCAGCTGGCCGGCCGCGTCGCTCACCGCGACCAGCAGCCCGGCGTCGGCCGCGCTCTCGACGAGGAGCCGTCGCACCACGGGCATGCCGGCGGCGAGCGGGTGGTGGCGGCGGATCTCCTCGAGCCGCGCGGAGTCGAGCGTGATGGCGGCGAGGTCACGCTCGGGGTCGAGCCCGCCGAGCAGGCTGCGCCGCCACGACTCGCTGACCACCGAGCGGACCGGCCCGTCGACGGCGCCGGTGGAGAGGAAGGAGTCGTGGGCGTCCTGCAGCGCCCGCGCCAGCGCGTCGGGATCGACTCCCGGCGGCACGGCGAAGGGCGATTCGGTGGACCCCGGCATGAGGGGATCCTAACGCGTCGTGTGAAGCGGATCACACGATCGACTCGGGATCGCGGCCCTAGGACCCCGCGACGACACCCCGCTCGCGCAGCAGCCCCACGACCGCCTCGACGCACTCGCCGACTCCCATGAGGGACGTGTCGATCGTCAGGTCGGCGTCCTCGGGTCGCTCGTAGGGCGAGTCGATCCCCGTGAAGTCGCGGATCAGGCCCGCCCGCGCCTTGGCGTAGAGACCCTTGCGGTCACGGGCCTCGGCCACCGCCAGCGGCGTGGCCACGTGGACCACGAGGAACGGCGAGCGCGGCTCCACCCGCTCGCGCATCGCGTGACGGACCGCGGCGAACGGGGCGATCGGGGCGCAGACGGCCAGTCCCCCGGCCTCGGCGACCCGCGCCGCCACCCAGGCGATGCGGGTGAGGTTCCGGGCCCGGTCCTCGCGACTCCAGCCGAGACCGTCGGAGAGCTCGCGGCGCACGTCGTCGCCGTCGAGCAGGACGGCGTGCGTGAGGCCGCGCGCCGTCACCGCCTCGACCACGGCGCGGCCGACGGTGGACTTGCCCGCCCCGGAGAGCCCGGTGAGCAGCAGCACCGCCCCGCGGGCGTCGCGCACGTCCGGGCGGCGGAAGTCGAGCGGGTCGCTCACGCCGAGCGATCGCAGCGCGATCCCGAGCACCTCCTCGGGCGTCGTCGCGTCGTTCACCGCGGGGGCGGGGAGGTACCAGGCCTGCGCATGCGGGACCTGCTCCGCGCACCGCCGCAGCTCCTCCATGAGCG carries:
- a CDS encoding GAF domain-containing protein translates to MPGSTESPFAVPPGVDPDALARALQDAHDSFLSTGAVDGPVRSVVSESWRRSLLGGLDPERDLAAITLDSARLEEIRRHHPLAAGMPVVRRLLVESAADAGLLVAVSDAAGQLLWVEGAARLRRMAEEMNFVEGADWSEASAGTNAPGTALALDRAVSLLGPEHLARPVTPWSCSAAPVHDPDTGAVLGVIDLTGGAEVASATSLGLVRATAAAVEAELRLERVRGAAASRTVGTPGVRRPRLDVLGVRGAVLHHGTTTTRLSARHSEIALLVAAADRGLTTAELAVALSDDELPEVTIRAELSRLRQVLGGLRLESRPYRFAAAVDTDVQRVRDDLAADRLRQAVARYRGPILPDSQSPAIAAARDDLHQLVRSHLLVGDDPDALLSFADTGHGRDDYEIWERIARVLPASSPRFAQVADHLERLDAELG
- the cysC gene encoding adenylyl-sulfate kinase, which encodes MSATAVLRGAQLDGLELILGGFLDPVDGYCLPGRTPADWPVAPQLAVSAEAARDAVDQGSLTLTDPDNTPLAVLVLSDTRAGQDGLTWVAGRVRAVRAAEHPPARRARLVVPVDLRDHVVALFGGRVSAADVMRAASAADGRPLALVGVAQDGWAGDMTLMEELRRCAEQVPHAQAWYLPAPAVNDATTPEEVLGIALRSLGVSDPLDFRRPDVRDARGAVLLLTGLSGAGKSTVGRAVVEAVTARGLTHAVLLDGDDVRRELSDGLGWSREDRARNLTRIAWVAARVAEAGGLAVCAPIAPFAAVRHAMRERVEPRSPFLVVHVATPLAVAEARDRKGLYAKARAGLIRDFTGIDSPYERPEDADLTIDTSLMGVGECVEAVVGLLRERGVVAGS
- the exaC gene encoding acetaldehyde dehydrogenase ExaC, which codes for MAVYAAPGTEGSVVSYKPRYDHWIGGEYVAPAKGQYFENVSPVNGKVFCEVARGTAEDIEKALDAAHAAAPAWGRTSTTERANILNKIADRIEENLEMLAVGETWDNGKPVRETLAADLPLAVDHFRYFAGCIRAQEGSISQIDDDTVAYHFHEPLGVVGQIIPWNFPLLMATWKLAPALAAGNAVVLKPAEQTPASIMLLMELIADLLPAGVLNVVNGFGAEAGAPLASSSRIRKIAFTGETTTGRLIMQNAAQNLIPVTLELGGKSPNIFFEDVASADDAFYDKALEGFTMFALNQGEVCTCPSRALIQNSILEQFLPAATERTKLVKQGNPLDTDTMIGAQASNDQLEKILSYIQIGVDEGARIITGGERVDLGGDLSGGYYVAPTIFQGHNKMRIFQEEIFGPVVSVTGFDDFDDAMGIANDTLYGLGAGVWSRDTNTAYRAGRTIEAGRVWTNCYHQYPAHAAFGGYKNSGIGRENHSQMLDHYQQTKNLLVSYSPNAVGFF
- a CDS encoding DUF779 domain-containing protein — translated: MSPESVGSSLPTARVAVTPEAADLLRRLRADHDQPLMFHQSGGCCDGSAPMCYTRGTLLIGAADVLLGELEPGTPEPVPVWISAAQFAYWSHTHITIDVVPGRGAGFSIEGPTGHRFIIRSRVFTEEETARMGPVVRGGVSG